In the genome of candidate division KSB1 bacterium, the window GCCCGCCAAATTTTATCCGAGGCGCCTGGGGTTGTGTTGATGGATCATCCTCAAGATGAGGTTTATCCCACGCCCGCTTTTGCAGCTGGCAGGGATGAAGTTTTTGTTGGCCGAATTCGTAGAGATGATTCCGTTGAATATGGTTTGAATTTGTGGGTGGTTTCGGATAATCTGCGCAAGGGGGCGGCGCTGAATGCGATTCAGATTGCTGAGGAGTTGATTAAGGAGTGAGATTGCTTTTCGAGTACTGGGAAGCAGAGCTTGCCCATTCAATTGCCCGCAAGCTGGAGCTTGGGAAGGAGGTAAATAAAAATGAAAGCGGAGGGCGACCCCGCCGGTAAGCCGACGAAGGAGGCGCTTATAATAAATGCCCCGACGGTTCGGGGCCACTATTCGAGGAGGCGCCCGAGCCTGCGGAGGACACCGCATCCCGACATTCCTTTTAAAAATACAATAATAGAGTCGGGAGAGGAGGCCGGAGCAGTCAGAAATAAAAAACCCCGAGCTCTTTTTTAGAACCCGGGGTTTGTAATTCTTTATCGACTTATAACCAGCCTAAAGGCTGAACTACAAACATTAATTCCCGTTTTCTTCTTTCTCTTCCTGCAAATCCTTCCTATCTTTTTTCAGGTTGCCTTCAAGGATTCTGCGGAGTCTTGCCAGTTCCTTTTCAGCACGCACGCGCTCGGCTTTGATTCTTTCAAGCTCAGCTTCGGCGGATTCGGTGGCGCGCTGTTCCCTGATAATTTTCTCAAACAGTTCGCGGCGGTTTTCGGCTTTTTGCAAAAGAACATCTCGCTGATTGGGTCTGTACATTTTAGTCGGCAGTAGGGAAAAATGAGTACCGAAATTAAGCCGCCATCCGGCATAGTTGGGCTGCGCGCTTGCCAGCGTTCGAGGAATGCCAGCGGCAGCAGGTGCGTAAAGTGTTTTGTCACTGCTTTCAAAGATTCTGAGGTCAGCACCAAGGCTTAAGGACATCCAGCGAGTCAATTTATAAGAAGCCGCCGGCGAAATATATAGATAATTTTCCCTGCTGTAGGCTGACTCGGGGGGAGCTTTCAGAAAAAAATTGCCATACAATTCAGCGGAAAATTCAAATTTATTTTTTGGGACTCTGACTCCCATTGCATACAGAATTTCCTGTGACATTGAAGCGGGCTTGGCTGCTGCAACGTTGTTGGTCAACTTAACGCCAACATCGTTGTGGTTCCAGTATCCAAGATTGAAATGGAGGTTTAATGCTTCATCGGGGTAAAGCGCATCCTTTGAATAACTTACCATTCCGGTCGCGCCAAATCCGATGCGCTTTGCGCCATAAGGTTCAAACGGAATGTTGTAAACTTTGCCAAGAGGAACTTTGGTGTTCACTGCAAGGCCGTAAGTTAAGGAACTACCCGGTGAGCCTAAGGAGCCGAACTTAACTGACATAAATACATCGCCGGGGTTGTTTAGTTCAACGCCAAAATTTGTGTCACCATAAAGAAGGGGAGTCACGGCAAGTTCAAAATGCTTACTAAGCCCATAATTGATGCTTAAACGTCCGTTCAAGTCATAGATATTAACGGAACCAGTTGGCTCATTCGAAACAGTGCTATAACCACGGGAGTAAAGCTTTGTGGTCAAGAAGCCAGCCGGCAGAGTCGATGCTGAGTGAACGTAGTTCAGCCCTCGATTTCCATTGAAAATAAGTTGCGCATTGACAAAGGTTGGAATCATTGCTGCGACAACGAAGATGATAAAAATAAATTTAAGTCGATTCATGGTGCTACCCTTTCCTTATCTTCAGTTTAAAATTGAGGACTTTCCTGTGTTGAGTTAGTTCCCTGAGGCTGCCAGCGAGTTTGCGCGATAGAGAGACTCGAAAGTCCCTGCATCCGTCCACCAGCCGTCTAAGACTTCAAATGTCATTTTATTATCTTGAATGTAACGATTATTTACGTCCGTAATTTCCAGTTCATCGCGGCCCGAAGGTTTTAAGGTTTTGATTATGTCAAAGACTTCGGAATCATACATGTAAACCCCGGTCACAATTAAATTTGATTTCGGCTGTTTTGGTTTTTCAACGATGTTAACAACCTTTTCGCCGTGCAGCTCTGCTACTCCAAAGCGCTGCGGATCAGCGACTTCTTTAAGCAGTATTTTTGCGCCGCCGCCTTGTTGCTTAAAAGTATCGACAGCGGTTTTTATGCTTTTTTCAATAATATTATCGCCCAAAATTACAATAACTGAATCTCCTTCTGAAAAATATTCTGCTAATCCTAAAGCTTCGGCGATTCCTCCTTCACCTTCTTGATAAGTATAATTAAGATGCTTCAGACCGAATTCTTTACCGTTGCCCAGCAATTTGAGGAAATCACCCGCATTGTTGCCACCTGTAACAAGCAGAATATCGTCAATTCCTGCATCAACAAGCGTTTGCAATGGGTAGTAAATCATTGGCCGGTCATAAATCGGCAATAAATGTTTGTTGGTAATTTTGGTGAGAGGATGGAGACGAGTCCCTAATCCGCCAGCTAAAATAACTCCCTTCATAATAGATTATCCTTTTTGAATTTAATAAAATATCGGATGAAAAAGTTTACATCTTTAACGCTGTGCAAGGTGAAATTAATATAGGGTCAAAAAATAGAAAATGGGGGAGAGAATAGCAAGAAAAACGAAAGGATTTTTATTCGGGCAAGTCAGGTGTCCAAGCTTTAGCTTGTTTTTTTGGGGCCGCTCCGGCTCCTCGTCCCGAAAGCATTATTATATTTTTAAAGGAATGGCGGGACGAGGGATCCTGCGCGGGCTTCGTGCGCCACTTTCCGATTTTATTATTATAAAAGATTTAAGGAAAATCGGAAAGGGGTCGCCCTCCGCTAAATTTTTCAGAAAAACTTTTAGATAGTTACGGAAATTAGCGAAAGCGGTTTCCGTAACCGCCACCAGCTACAGAGACCGCTCCGCTAATCTCTGTAGCTATCTTAAAGGTAAAATAAAAAAGGCCCCCTCTGAGGCGAAGGAGCCCTGTTCTCATAACGGCGCCGTCACTGCACCCGATCTTCAAACTCTTTTCCAGTGGCCGGCAACATAGTAATAGCCATGGTGATTCCTTTTCCAACGGGGCTGCACGTAAACATAACCATGCCGTGGTTTAAGCCAATAACCTTTTAACCGAACATGGCGTCCGTGCTTATATTGCCAATGCGCTGAGACCCAAATTGCTTTAGCACAGGGCCTGACATGCTTCACAACTTTTACCGTTCTCACTTTAGGCGGGCCAAATCGAACATAGACTCTTACTCCGGCTTCAGCAAGTGAAGGCAGTAAGAACAAACCGGCCAAAGCAGCGGCCGCAAAAAACTTCCTTAATTTATTCATGATGTTTCTCCTATACGTTTTTTATATCTTTCAAATTCTGATTTGTCTTTATGCAAGGGGCGTGCCAGTTCATCTGAACTATCTTTTAGTGCATTGATTATAAAAAACTTGAAACCATTTTTTTAGACGAGTACCTGAATTTTTGTTGTCCCAATAGGTTCAACTTTGAACAAAATAGTGCACTTTAATTAACTGCTTGACTTCTACTTGTCAATCCATTATTTTTTACTCATGAATCAAATCGAACTAAACTTAACTGCAGATAAACCTAAAACAGTTGATAAATCTAAATCTGCAGATAAAACTAAAACTGCCTCGGGGTTAAATAAAGAGCAACAATCGGCGGTCGAATATGACCAGGGACCTTTGCTGATTGTCGCCGGGGCGGGTACCGGAAAAACCAAAGTTATCACTCACCGAATTGCGCACCTGATTTCATCGAAAAAAGCGCGGCCGGATGAAATTCTTGCCCTGACCTTCACGGAGAAAGCTGCCGCCGAGATGGAAGAGCGAGTCGACCTGCTCATTCCATACGGATATGCAACGGTTTGGATTTCTACTTTCCATGCTTTTGGCGACCACATTTTGCGCGAGTTCGCGTTTGAGCTGGGACTGCCCACGGATTTTCAAGTCCTGCCTACTCCCGAGCAAATTATTTTCTTTAAAGACCGCCTCTTTGATTTACCCCTGAAAATTTACCGCCCGCTCTCAACCCCGGATAAATTCATCGAGGCAATCATCGGACATTTTAGCCGCGCGAAGGATGAAGATATTACACCGGAAGAATACCTGAGTTTCGCTAAAAAACTCATAACCGAAGTTCAACCAGACAATCGAGAACAAGCAGAATATGCGGCACAGCAGTTGGAGCTGGCCCATACTTATGTTACGTATCAGGAGCTTTTGACTGCTAACGGTAAACTGGATTTCGGTGACTTAATCACAACGGTGTTGAGGCTCTTTCGCGAGCATCCTCTGGCGCTGCAAAAGATTCAGAATCGCTACAAGTATATTCTGGTGGATGAGTTTCAGGATACAAATTATGCACAATTTCAAATGGTGCGACTTTTGGCACAAGTGCATGAAAACATCACGGTCGTCGCCGATGACGATCAATCGATTTATAAATTCCGGGGTGCAGCGATTAGTAACATTCTCGGTTTTACAGAATTGTATACGAATGCAAAGCAAATCGTGCTTACAGAAAATTACCGGTCAAGTCAGATGATTTTGGATGCGGCTTACAAACTCATCGGTCACAACAATCCGGATCGACTGGAAGTGCAAAACAACATCAATAAACAGCTGACTGCGCAGTTAACTGGTGAAAAAATGGTTGAGCATATGCATTTTGACACCCTCACCAGCGAAATAGAGAAAGTCGCTGAGATGATAAAGGCGAAGGTTTCTTCCGGCCAATTTAACTATAAGGACTTTGCAATTCTTGTGCGCGCCAATTATGATGCCGATGCTTTCTTGCGTTCATTACACTTGCACCGAATTCCATTTCAATTTTCCGGCAGCCGGGGACTTTACCAGCGAGAAGAAATTCGTATGCTGATTTCCTTTCTAAAAGCGATTAGTGACTTCCGGGACTATATTAGTTTGTTTAATCTCGCCATCTCAGAGGTCTACCATTTTCCGATGCATGAAATCACCATGTGTTTAAACGTTGCCAACCGCTCAAACCGAACGCTCCATCACGTGCTGCGGCATTTTGAGAGCTATCCCGAGCTTGAGGAGTTGAGCGCGGAAAGCATTGCAACACTGAAGAAGCTTTTAGAAGATATCCAGAAATATCTAGATCTGGCCCGCACCGAGCCGACTCACGTCGTTTTATACAGTTTTTTAAAAGACAGTGGTTACCTGGAACAGTTAATGGAGGTTGATTCAATTGAGTCTGATTTAAAAATTCAGAATATTGCAAAATTTTGCATGCACGTTAAGAACAAATCGGAAATGTTGAGGAAGGATCGGGTGCAGGAATTTGTGCCCTATCTCGAGAATTTAATTGACGCAGGCGATGATCCGGCCACCGCGATGGTCGAGTTGAACGAAAATGCCGTCAGTGTCTTGACCTATCACCGCGCCAAGGGCCTCGAATTCAAAGTTGTGTTTATGGTGAGCTTACTCGACCAGAA includes:
- a CDS encoding aspartate-semialdehyde dehydrogenase (catalyzes the formation of 4-aspartyl phosphate from aspartate 4-semialdehyde); protein product: ARQILSEAPGVVLMDHPQDEVYPTPAFAAGRDEVFVGRIRRDDSVEYGLNLWVVSDNLRKGAALNAIQIAEELIKE
- a CDS encoding NTP transferase domain-containing protein gives rise to the protein MKGVILAGGLGTRLHPLTKITNKHLLPIYDRPMIYYPLQTLVDAGIDDILLVTGGNNAGDFLKLLGNGKEFGLKHLNYTYQEGEGGIAEALGLAEYFSEGDSVIVILGDNIIEKSIKTAVDTFKQQGGGAKILLKEVADPQRFGVAELHGEKVVNIVEKPKQPKSNLIVTGVYMYDSEVFDIIKTLKPSGRDELEITDVNNRYIQDNKMTFEVLDGWWTDAGTFESLYRANSLAASGN
- a CDS encoding UvrD-helicase domain-containing protein — protein: MNQIELNLTADKPKTVDKSKSADKTKTASGLNKEQQSAVEYDQGPLLIVAGAGTGKTKVITHRIAHLISSKKARPDEILALTFTEKAAAEMEERVDLLIPYGYATVWISTFHAFGDHILREFAFELGLPTDFQVLPTPEQIIFFKDRLFDLPLKIYRPLSTPDKFIEAIIGHFSRAKDEDITPEEYLSFAKKLITEVQPDNREQAEYAAQQLELAHTYVTYQELLTANGKLDFGDLITTVLRLFREHPLALQKIQNRYKYILVDEFQDTNYAQFQMVRLLAQVHENITVVADDDQSIYKFRGAAISNILGFTELYTNAKQIVLTENYRSSQMILDAAYKLIGHNNPDRLEVQNNINKQLTAQLTGEKMVEHMHFDTLTSEIEKVAEMIKAKVSSGQFNYKDFAILVRANYDADAFLRSLHLHRIPFQFSGSRGLYQREEIRMLISFLKAISDFRDYISLFNLAISEVYHFPMHEITMCLNVANRSNRTLHHVLRHFESYPELEELSAESIATLKKLLEDIQKYLDLARTEPTHVVLYSFLKDSGYLEQLMEVDSIESDLKIQNIAKFCMHVKNKSEMLRKDRVQEFVPYLENLIDAGDDPATAMVELNENAVSVLTYHRAKGLEFKVVFMVSLLDQKFPTRGWNDPLVLPPELIKDTLPSDDFHVQEERRLFYVGMTRAERELYFTSARDYGTERPRKISQFVLEALDKPRADEAYIKASPLEALERFAPSSDDSLPAETEIPADELLNLSHRKIDDYLSCPLKYKYIHILKVPVLPNHALIYGRAIHEAVGEYGRHKMSGKKISLEEVIKVFESNWSSIGFLTREHEEERLRVGRESLKRFYEEQEASDHKPARVEEQFSYMLGNNRLTGRWDRVDIRDGDVYVIDYKSSAIDTQDKANKRTKESLQMVNYALAYEKSAGKLPKYVELHFLDTGLVGRSQIADKDMIKFKAKLNDVSKGIRARDYTPKPGYMTCNLCSFSKVCPATAAK